A window of the Sporosarcina sp. FSL K6-2383 genome harbors these coding sequences:
- the rpsA gene encoding 30S ribosomal protein S1, protein MTEEMNLETVKSYNEGDRVTGKVTKIEDKSVTVEISGAPFDGVIPISELSSLHIEKAADAVVEGDELELIIMKVEDNTYVLSKRKVDAEDSWDSLEEKFKNKVTIETEVKDVVKGGLVVDLGVRGFIPASLVEDYFVETFEEYKGRMMTFKIVEMDKEKNRLILSHRAVIQEEKDSQKGAVLESLKEGQVLEGTVQRLATFGAFVDIGGIDGLVHISQLSHDHIDKVSDLLKEGEKVNVKILSVDRDSERISLSIKDTLPGPWEGIEDRAPKGAVLKGTVKRLVSYGAFVEVFPGVEGLVHISRISHQHIGTPHEVLQEGQQVDVKVLEVNHEEKRLSLSIKDLIAKEDSNDSYGDYEMPEEASGFSLSDVIGDQLKKFSN, encoded by the coding sequence ATGACTGAAGAGATGAATTTGGAAACGGTGAAAAGCTACAATGAAGGTGATCGTGTTACTGGTAAAGTGACAAAGATTGAAGATAAATCGGTGACAGTTGAAATTTCTGGAGCGCCATTTGATGGTGTTATTCCGATTAGTGAATTGTCCAGCCTCCACATTGAAAAGGCTGCAGATGCAGTTGTAGAGGGCGACGAGCTTGAATTGATCATCATGAAGGTGGAAGACAACACGTATGTCCTGTCAAAACGGAAAGTCGATGCAGAAGACTCATGGGATTCTCTTGAAGAGAAATTTAAAAACAAAGTAACGATTGAAACAGAGGTTAAGGATGTTGTCAAAGGTGGACTAGTCGTTGATTTAGGTGTACGGGGCTTTATACCTGCCTCACTGGTCGAAGATTATTTTGTTGAAACATTTGAAGAATATAAAGGTCGTATGATGACGTTCAAAATTGTTGAAATGGATAAAGAGAAAAATCGACTTATTCTTTCGCATCGTGCGGTGATCCAGGAAGAGAAAGATTCACAAAAAGGGGCTGTGCTTGAGAGCCTGAAGGAAGGTCAAGTGTTAGAAGGAACAGTCCAACGCCTTGCTACATTTGGTGCTTTCGTCGACATCGGTGGCATAGATGGTCTTGTCCACATTTCACAATTGTCACATGACCATATTGACAAAGTGTCAGACCTCCTTAAAGAAGGCGAGAAAGTGAATGTGAAAATTTTGTCTGTCGATCGTGACTCAGAACGAATTTCACTATCTATTAAAGATACGCTGCCTGGACCATGGGAAGGAATTGAAGATCGCGCGCCAAAAGGAGCTGTTCTGAAAGGAACTGTGAAACGGCTTGTATCTTACGGTGCATTTGTTGAAGTTTTCCCAGGTGTCGAGGGGCTTGTCCATATTTCTCGTATTTCTCACCAGCATATTGGAACTCCGCATGAAGTATTGCAGGAAGGTCAACAAGTTGATGTTAAAGTGCTGGAAGTAAATCATGAAGAAAAACGACTATCCTTGAGCATTAAAGACTTGATAGCAAAAGAAGATAGTAATGACTCCTATGGAGATTATGAAATGCCTGAAGAAGCATCTGGTTTTTCTTTGAGTGATGTCATTGGTGATCAGCTTAAGAAATTTTCAAATTAA
- the der gene encoding ribosome biogenesis GTPase Der, translating to MTKPTVAIVGRPNVGKSTIFNRIVGERISIVEDVAGVTRDRIYSSADWLNHDFNLIDTGGIDIGNEPFLEQIRSQAEIAIDEADVIIFLVNGREGVTDADEQVARILYKTKKPVVLAVNKIDNPDMRDMIYDFYSLGFGDPYPISGSHGLGLGDLLDEVAKSFPEPGAEPIEDDVIRFSLIGRPNVGKSSLVNAFLGEDRVIVSNIPGTTVDAIDTSYEYDGQKYKIIDTAGMRKKGKVYENVEKYAVLRALKAIDRSDVVLIVINGEEGIREMDKRIAGYAEDAGKGVMFVVNKWDVVEKDDKTMNKYIADIRDNFQFLDYAPISFVSAKTRQRVTTLFDKVKQISENHSLRIQSSVLNEVVEDAVARNPAPSEKGRRLRIYYATQVAVKPPTFVVFVNEPEIMHFSYERFLQNRLRESFGFEGTPIRLITRARS from the coding sequence ATGACTAAACCAACAGTGGCGATTGTCGGAAGACCAAACGTCGGGAAATCGACAATTTTTAACCGAATCGTTGGAGAACGAATTTCAATTGTAGAAGATGTTGCGGGTGTTACCCGTGACCGTATTTATAGCTCTGCAGATTGGCTGAACCACGACTTCAATCTGATTGACACCGGCGGAATCGATATTGGAAACGAGCCTTTTTTAGAGCAAATCCGTTCACAGGCAGAAATTGCAATTGACGAAGCCGATGTTATTATTTTCCTCGTCAATGGTCGTGAAGGTGTAACAGATGCAGATGAGCAGGTTGCAAGAATTTTGTACAAAACAAAAAAACCTGTCGTTCTTGCTGTCAATAAAATTGATAACCCCGATATGCGGGATATGATTTACGATTTCTATTCACTAGGATTCGGAGATCCGTATCCGATTTCCGGATCTCATGGACTTGGACTCGGCGATTTACTCGATGAAGTTGCTAAAAGTTTCCCAGAACCAGGTGCTGAACCGATTGAAGATGACGTCATCCGATTTTCATTAATCGGCCGACCAAATGTCGGAAAATCATCATTGGTCAATGCATTTTTGGGCGAGGATCGCGTAATTGTCAGTAATATACCTGGAACAACGGTAGATGCTATTGACACTTCTTACGAATATGATGGTCAAAAATACAAAATTATTGATACTGCCGGAATGCGGAAAAAAGGAAAAGTCTATGAGAATGTAGAGAAGTATGCTGTTCTTCGTGCATTAAAAGCTATAGACCGTTCTGACGTCGTTTTAATTGTCATCAATGGTGAAGAAGGCATTCGTGAGATGGACAAGCGGATTGCGGGCTATGCTGAGGATGCTGGAAAGGGTGTCATGTTTGTCGTCAATAAATGGGATGTCGTTGAAAAAGATGATAAGACGATGAATAAGTATATTGCTGATATTCGTGATAATTTCCAATTTCTTGACTACGCACCGATTTCATTTGTGTCTGCAAAAACAAGACAACGCGTCACGACTTTATTCGATAAGGTCAAACAGATTAGTGAAAACCATTCACTTCGTATTCAGTCGAGCGTCCTGAATGAAGTAGTGGAAGATGCTGTTGCAAGAAACCCAGCACCTTCAGAGAAAGGTCGTCGACTGCGTATTTACTATGCTACACAAGTTGCAGTTAAGCCACCGACATTTGTTGTATTTGTCAATGAGCCTGAAATTATGCACTTCTCCTATGAGCGCTTTTTACAAAACCGTCTTCGAGAATCATTTGGCTTCGAAGGAACGCCAATTCGACTCATTACACGTGCAAGAAGTTAA
- a CDS encoding NAD(P)H-dependent glycerol-3-phosphate dehydrogenase: MEKVTVIGAGSWGTAIAFVLAENGHDCLLWSRRAAQSTEINDLHTNHAYLPGASLPKTLKSTSDLKEAAMHGDIVIIAVPTKGIRQVCAELNTMLVGQKIVIHVSKGIEPDSLKRISEMIAEELASDKVQAIVALSGPSHAEEVVLRHPTTVTAASINLAAAERVQDIFMNNYFRVYTNPDIVGVEIGAALKNVIALAAGISDGLGYGDNAKAALITRGLAEISRLGMKMGANPLTFSGLTGLGDLIVTCTSVHSRNWKAGNMLGQGNSLEEVVSGMGMVIEGIRTAKAAHQLAALHEVSMPLTEALYSIVFENVPPKEAVDQLMTRMKKQEVEDLFDSQ, translated from the coding sequence ATGGAGAAAGTAACTGTTATTGGCGCTGGAAGCTGGGGAACGGCAATTGCCTTTGTTCTTGCTGAGAACGGTCATGACTGCCTACTCTGGTCAAGACGTGCGGCTCAGTCTACCGAAATCAATGACTTGCATACGAATCATGCTTATTTACCAGGGGCTTCTTTACCAAAAACTTTAAAATCGACATCTGACCTGAAGGAAGCGGCGATGCATGGCGATATCGTCATCATTGCTGTTCCAACAAAAGGGATTCGCCAAGTATGTGCTGAATTGAATACGATGCTAGTTGGTCAGAAAATTGTTATACACGTTTCAAAAGGGATTGAACCCGATTCCTTGAAGCGGATATCTGAAATGATTGCGGAAGAGTTAGCATCAGACAAAGTACAGGCCATTGTAGCGCTCTCGGGTCCTAGTCATGCAGAGGAAGTTGTACTTAGACACCCAACGACCGTGACGGCCGCTTCTATCAATTTGGCGGCAGCAGAACGCGTGCAAGACATATTCATGAATAATTATTTCCGAGTCTATACAAATCCTGATATTGTTGGCGTGGAAATCGGTGCAGCACTTAAAAATGTTATTGCGCTTGCAGCTGGTATTTCTGATGGACTCGGGTATGGAGATAATGCGAAAGCTGCCCTTATTACACGTGGATTAGCGGAAATATCAAGACTTGGCATGAAGATGGGGGCCAATCCCTTAACATTTTCAGGTTTAACAGGTCTTGGTGATCTAATTGTCACGTGTACAAGCGTTCATTCACGTAACTGGAAGGCCGGCAATATGCTCGGACAAGGGAATAGCCTTGAGGAGGTCGTTTCGGGCATGGGGATGGTCATAGAAGGCATCCGGACAGCGAAGGCAGCTCACCAACTCGCAGCACTACATGAGGTATCTATGCCGCTCACCGAGGCGCTCTATTCGATTGTCTTTGAAAACGTTCCACCGAAAGAAGCAGTCGACCAACTAATGACACGGATGAAAAAGCAAGAAGTCGAAGATTTATTTGATTCGCAGTAA
- a CDS encoding DUF2768 domain-containing protein, with the protein MSSMDKMWLSFYAMGFMVISMGLIYASRHKLQNKVLKLLFAIIAYALLIFSFLAMVYLVFNGPTGGA; encoded by the coding sequence TTGTCCTCGATGGATAAAATGTGGTTGTCTTTTTATGCAATGGGATTCATGGTCATTTCCATGGGTCTTATTTATGCGAGCCGACATAAGCTTCAAAATAAAGTACTTAAATTATTATTTGCCATCATCGCGTATGCTTTACTTATTTTTTCGTTTTTAGCGATGGTTTATCTCGTATTTAATGGCCCGACAGGAGGAGCATAA
- the spoIVA gene encoding stage IV sporulation protein A, with product MKEELYESLARRTDGDIYIGVVGPVRVGKSTFVKRVMEEVVIPNMTEASDRIRAQDELPQSSPGPIIMTSEPKFVPAQGTTVAVGDGELKFQIRLADCVGYVIDGVKGYEDEDGPKYVHTPWHNEPIPFEEAARIGTDKVIRDHSTIGILVTTDGTVNNIPRAAAEVAEVEIINKLKDIGKPFVIVLNSKMPANERTVLLKNQLHETYGVPVIAISADQLNAQEIQLILKEALYEFPITDIDLQKPDWMDVLGSEHELNANVDRVINEGFLEVSKIRKVQELAERLKDEKYVRNAEVIEVDAGKGRAIVKIDMDEQAFREICEGITGQEIGTKKDWLLFVKEAAKAKKSHNMYAEAIDTARKQGYGVALPTIEDFNPSAPELIKQNNFFGVRMKATAPSLHIIRVDMEAEFSPLIGSEFHSHHLLKELKNAYLHDREALWETQLFGTPLHEVMKESIRFKTASVPQNARKRLRETIEQMVNDGNKGMITFIV from the coding sequence TTGAAAGAAGAATTGTATGAAAGTCTAGCTAGACGTACGGACGGTGATATTTACATCGGTGTTGTCGGCCCTGTTCGTGTTGGAAAATCTACATTTGTGAAAAGGGTAATGGAAGAAGTCGTCATTCCGAATATGACGGAGGCGTCTGATCGGATTCGTGCACAGGATGAACTGCCGCAAAGCTCGCCAGGACCTATCATTATGACCTCAGAACCAAAGTTTGTGCCTGCACAAGGCACGACTGTTGCAGTAGGGGATGGAGAGTTAAAATTCCAAATCAGGCTTGCTGATTGTGTCGGTTATGTCATTGATGGTGTGAAGGGTTATGAAGATGAGGATGGTCCGAAGTATGTTCACACACCTTGGCATAATGAGCCGATTCCTTTTGAAGAAGCAGCGCGTATTGGAACGGATAAAGTGATTCGGGATCATTCTACCATTGGTATTCTTGTTACAACAGATGGCACAGTTAATAATATTCCTCGCGCGGCAGCTGAAGTTGCTGAAGTAGAGATTATTAACAAATTGAAAGACATTGGTAAACCATTTGTGATTGTTTTGAACTCCAAGATGCCGGCTAATGAACGAACAGTCTTGTTGAAAAATCAGCTGCACGAGACTTATGGCGTGCCTGTTATCGCCATTAGTGCGGATCAGCTCAATGCACAGGAAATACAGCTTATTTTAAAGGAAGCACTTTACGAGTTTCCAATTACAGATATTGATCTCCAAAAGCCAGATTGGATGGACGTACTAGGAAGCGAGCATGAATTGAATGCTAATGTTGATAGAGTAATCAACGAAGGTTTTCTTGAAGTGTCAAAGATTCGTAAGGTACAGGAGCTTGCGGAGCGGCTAAAAGATGAAAAGTATGTGAGAAATGCTGAAGTGATTGAAGTGGATGCCGGAAAAGGTAGGGCAATCGTAAAAATTGATATGGATGAGCAGGCTTTTCGTGAAATTTGTGAAGGTATTACTGGGCAGGAAATAGGTACGAAAAAGGATTGGCTGTTATTTGTTAAAGAAGCTGCTAAAGCGAAAAAGTCTCATAATATGTATGCCGAGGCGATTGATACTGCTCGAAAACAAGGGTACGGTGTAGCTCTTCCGACGATTGAGGATTTCAATCCTTCGGCCCCAGAATTGATCAAGCAAAATAATTTTTTTGGTGTTCGTATGAAGGCGACAGCGCCATCACTTCATATTATTCGAGTCGACATGGAGGCGGAATTCTCCCCTTTAATTGGCTCCGAATTTCACAGTCATCATCTTTTAAAAGAATTGAAAAATGCTTATTTGCATGACAGAGAAGCACTCTGGGAAACGCAACTTTTTGGGACACCACTTCATGAAGTGATGAAGGAAAGTATCCGTTTTAAAACTGCTTCCGTCCCTCAAAATGCACGAAAGCGTCTACGTGAAACGATTGAACAAATGGTCAATGATGGAAATAAAGGTATGATTACATTTATCGTATAA
- a CDS encoding HU family DNA-binding protein, producing the protein MNKTELINSVAEAAGLTKKDATKAVEAVFETIQSTLANGEKVQLIGFGNFEVRERAARKGRNPQSGEEIDIAASKVPAFKAGKALKDAVK; encoded by the coding sequence GTGAATAAAACAGAATTGATTAACTCTGTAGCTGAGGCAGCAGGTCTAACGAAGAAAGATGCTACAAAAGCTGTTGAAGCTGTATTCGAAACAATCCAGTCTACTCTTGCAAATGGTGAGAAAGTACAACTGATCGGTTTCGGTAATTTCGAAGTTCGTGAGCGTGCAGCTCGTAAAGGACGTAACCCGCAATCTGGGGAAGAAATTGATATCGCTGCAAGCAAAGTTCCTGCTTTCAAAGCGGGTAAAGCGCTTAAAGACGCGGTAAAATAA
- the folE gene encoding GTP cyclohydrolase I FolE has protein sequence MNDVDYGKIEKAVTMILEAIGENPEREGLIDTPKRVAKMYAEVFEGLNKDPKDYFKTVFHENHDEVVLVKDIAFHSMCEHHLVPFFGHAHIAYIPRDGVVAGLSKLARAVETTARRPQLQERITSTVAEAMMDMLNPIGVYVVIEAEHMCMTMRGIKKPGAKTVTTVARGIYEQDDIKRAEILSLIKMT, from the coding sequence ATGAATGATGTCGATTATGGGAAGATAGAGAAGGCAGTGACAATGATCCTTGAAGCGATCGGTGAAAATCCGGAACGTGAAGGTCTGATCGATACTCCGAAACGGGTTGCGAAAATGTATGCCGAAGTATTTGAAGGTTTAAATAAAGATCCAAAAGATTATTTCAAAACGGTGTTTCATGAAAATCATGATGAGGTTGTACTTGTTAAAGACATAGCATTCCACTCGATGTGTGAACATCATCTTGTGCCGTTTTTCGGCCACGCACATATTGCATACATACCACGTGACGGTGTTGTTGCCGGACTAAGTAAATTGGCAAGGGCAGTCGAAACAACTGCGAGGAGACCGCAATTACAAGAAAGAATTACATCGACGGTAGCTGAAGCGATGATGGACATGCTAAATCCGATTGGGGTTTATGTTGTTATTGAGGCGGAGCATATGTGTATGACGATGCGTGGTATTAAGAAACCGGGTGCAAAAACAGTGACGACGGTGGCACGAGGAATCTACGAGCAAGACGATATAAAACGAGCTGAAATTCTATCACTTATTAAAATGACTTAA
- the mtrB gene encoding trp RNA-binding attenuation protein MtrB: MTQPDYIVIKAQEDGVNVIGLTRGNDTKFHHTEKLDRGEVMIAQFTEHTSAMKIRGKADVHTAYGVVSSEGKE, from the coding sequence ATGACACAACCTGACTATATTGTTATTAAAGCGCAAGAGGACGGCGTGAACGTCATCGGGTTGACGAGGGGCAATGATACCAAGTTTCACCATACAGAAAAATTGGATCGTGGTGAAGTGATGATTGCCCAGTTCACTGAACATACGTCAGCGATGAAAATACGGGGCAAAGCCGACGTTCATACGGCATATGGTGTTGTGTCAAGTGAAGGAAAGGAATAA
- a CDS encoding heptaprenyl diphosphate synthase component 1: MERQKIKQHIENYISDVEHSLSEPIVDRDVGRLPIDAAKAFFLLLPLLNGERWTEHVHTAAIAVGAVHAAFDAHDAINVSDATSKQQQLTVLSGDHYSGIHYRLLASISELGFIQSLSRTIGYINEVKTSLHQKVPNEPARLVEAVRIIEAGCITDFLHTFGFSQYTMLANVALPLLWMEKGDVTSSASEVALQLHAELRDVLQAADFLEPLLKEEIRKLALPLLEKPN, translated from the coding sequence ATGGAAAGACAAAAAATTAAACAGCATATCGAAAACTATATAAGTGATGTCGAGCATTCGCTTTCAGAGCCGATTGTGGACAGGGACGTAGGGCGGTTACCGATTGACGCTGCTAAGGCATTCTTCCTCCTGCTTCCGTTGTTGAACGGAGAGAGGTGGACGGAGCATGTCCATACAGCAGCTATCGCGGTGGGCGCAGTACATGCTGCGTTTGATGCGCATGATGCAATTAATGTGTCGGATGCGACGTCTAAACAACAACAGCTGACAGTGTTATCAGGCGATCATTACAGTGGTATTCATTATCGGCTTCTTGCTTCAATTTCAGAATTGGGCTTCATTCAATCATTATCGCGGACGATTGGGTACATTAACGAAGTGAAGACATCGCTTCACCAAAAAGTACCGAATGAACCCGCGCGATTGGTAGAGGCTGTCCGAATCATTGAAGCAGGATGTATAACAGATTTTTTACATACATTCGGTTTTTCACAATATACAATGCTTGCCAATGTAGCATTGCCACTTCTTTGGATGGAGAAGGGGGATGTAACGTCGTCTGCAAGTGAAGTAGCGCTTCAGCTACATGCCGAATTGCGGGATGTACTTCAGGCTGCTGATTTTCTAGAGCCGCTTTTAAAAGAGGAGATTCGCAAACTAGCATTGCCGCTTCTCGAAAAACCAAATTGA
- a CDS encoding demethylmenaquinone methyltransferase, translated as MVTPKEQKVHKVFEKVSVDYDKMNSIISFNQHKKWRDDIMVRMDVREGAQILDVCCGTADWTIALADATGTTGHVTGLDFSEGMLEVGQSKTVNYPNVTLTQGNAMLLPFPDHSFDYVTIGFGLRNVPDYLTVLKEMNRVLKPGGMITCLETSQTEIPIYRQLFRFYFKFVMPLFGKIFAKSYKEYSWLQESADDFPGMKQLAQLFTDAGFTAVSYKSYSGGAAAGHVGFKQ; from the coding sequence TTGGTAACACCTAAAGAACAAAAGGTCCATAAAGTGTTTGAAAAAGTATCCGTCGACTATGATAAGATGAACTCCATTATCAGTTTTAATCAACATAAAAAATGGCGGGATGATATTATGGTGCGTATGGACGTTCGAGAAGGAGCCCAAATATTAGACGTCTGTTGTGGGACGGCAGATTGGACGATTGCACTAGCTGATGCAACTGGAACTACAGGTCATGTAACTGGCCTTGATTTTAGTGAAGGTATGTTAGAGGTGGGGCAATCTAAAACCGTGAACTACCCTAATGTTACGCTTACACAAGGAAATGCGATGCTACTGCCTTTCCCAGATCATTCATTTGATTATGTGACAATAGGTTTTGGGTTGCGCAATGTACCTGACTATTTGACTGTCTTGAAAGAGATGAACCGTGTTCTCAAGCCGGGCGGTATGATTACTTGTTTGGAAACCTCACAAACCGAAATACCGATTTATAGACAATTGTTTCGATTCTATTTTAAATTTGTTATGCCTTTGTTTGGTAAAATATTCGCGAAGAGTTATAAGGAATATTCTTGGTTGCAAGAGTCTGCGGATGACTTCCCAGGGATGAAACAGCTTGCACAGCTGTTTACAGATGCAGGATTTACTGCTGTTTCTTATAAATCGTATAGCGGTGGTGCGGCGGCAGGCCACGTAGGATTTAAACAATAA
- a CDS encoding polyprenyl synthetase family protein: MEKLKLMTLYADFRKDIAYIEKELERSVNSSSPTIQKASLHLLRAGGKRIRPIFVILASKFGTYSLKDVSKVAVSLELVHMASLVHDDVIDDSDMRRGFETVRARWDNRIAMYTGDFIFSRALTSIGEIGLPAVHQLLAETMLEICKGEIIQIDHQRKTDQTIRDYLRRIKRKTALLLSSSCELGALASGADPVVVWKMRRFGYYAGMAFQIVDDILDITSTDEQLGKPAGSDLLNGHLTLPILYIKDDPVFQPYMERSFNGTLTESERDEMLSYIRGTDAIEKAQKVSDLYLQKALRELDTLPKGDSKKAFVQIAEFIGKRKY, translated from the coding sequence TTGGAGAAATTGAAGTTAATGACACTTTATGCCGATTTTCGTAAGGATATCGCTTATATAGAAAAGGAACTTGAGCGCTCCGTCAATTCATCTTCCCCAACTATTCAGAAAGCATCACTGCACTTATTACGCGCTGGTGGAAAGAGAATACGGCCAATATTTGTAATCCTAGCATCGAAATTCGGTACTTATTCTTTGAAGGACGTGTCAAAGGTCGCTGTCTCTCTTGAACTTGTTCATATGGCGTCACTTGTCCACGATGATGTTATTGACGATTCAGATATGCGTCGGGGCTTTGAGACTGTCAGGGCTCGTTGGGATAATCGAATTGCGATGTATACGGGGGATTTCATCTTTTCGCGTGCATTGACGTCCATCGGTGAAATCGGATTGCCTGCAGTTCATCAGCTACTTGCAGAGACGATGCTTGAAATTTGCAAAGGTGAAATCATCCAGATTGATCATCAGCGCAAAACGGACCAGACTATCCGTGACTATTTACGTCGTATTAAACGGAAGACTGCATTGTTATTATCATCTAGCTGTGAATTAGGTGCCCTCGCTTCGGGAGCAGATCCTGTAGTGGTTTGGAAAATGCGACGATTTGGATATTATGCGGGAATGGCCTTTCAAATTGTGGATGATATTCTCGATATCACCTCAACGGACGAACAGCTTGGAAAACCAGCTGGTAGTGATTTACTGAACGGGCATTTGACATTGCCTATTTTATACATAAAAGATGACCCTGTATTCCAACCGTATATGGAGCGTTCATTTAACGGGACTTTAACCGAATCTGAGCGGGATGAAATGCTGTCCTATATCCGGGGGACGGACGCGATTGAAAAAGCTCAAAAGGTAAGCGACTTATATTTACAGAAAGCGCTTCGAGAATTAGATACGTTACCTAAAGGTGATTCAAAAAAAGCATTCGTACAAATCGCTGAGTTTATTGGTAAACGTAAATACTAA
- the ndk gene encoding nucleoside-diphosphate kinase, translating to MERTFLMVKPDGVQRNLIGEIVGRFESKGFKLVGAKLMQITPELAAQHYGEHKERPFFGELVDFITSGPVFAMVWEGENVISVGRLMTGATNPKESAPGTIRGDFAVTVGKNIIHGSDAPESAVREIGLFFNEEELVSYDKTMNNWIN from the coding sequence ATGGAAAGAACATTTTTAATGGTTAAACCTGACGGTGTACAACGTAATCTAATCGGTGAAATTGTCGGCCGTTTCGAAAGCAAAGGTTTCAAACTTGTAGGTGCGAAGCTTATGCAAATTACACCTGAGCTTGCTGCACAACATTACGGCGAACATAAAGAGCGTCCATTCTTTGGAGAGCTGGTTGACTTCATCACTTCAGGTCCTGTATTTGCAATGGTATGGGAAGGCGAAAACGTAATCTCTGTTGGTCGTCTAATGACGGGAGCAACAAATCCGAAAGAATCCGCTCCTGGAACAATCCGCGGTGACTTCGCAGTTACTGTCGGTAAAAATATTATTCATGGTTCTGATGCACCGGAATCAGCAGTTCGCGAAATCGGACTTTTCTTCAATGAAGAAGAACTTGTTTCTTATGATAAAACAATGAATAACTGGATTAACTAA
- a CDS encoding protein-glutamate O-methyltransferase CheR: protein MPDYAAFIGNIKKKTGIDLSLYKEAQMKRRLTSLYEKKGYRNFKDYFDAIHNDKELLEEFLDRMTINVSEFYRNAQRWDVLEKKIFPNLLAQNKRLKIWSAACSTGEEPYSLAMVLSSHVPVRDIAILATDLDLGVIERAKVGLYPERALKEVPAPIVKQYFNNDGHYYQVKDEIKKTVTFKQQNLLEDRYDTGFDLIVCRNVMIYFTEEAKDQIYMNFSKSLKTGGILFVGSTEQIFNPSKYNFESEDTFFYRKI, encoded by the coding sequence GTGCCGGATTATGCTGCATTTATCGGGAATATTAAAAAGAAGACGGGTATCGATTTATCACTGTATAAAGAGGCCCAAATGAAAAGAAGGCTTACATCTCTTTATGAGAAAAAAGGCTATCGAAATTTTAAGGATTATTTCGATGCGATACATAATGACAAAGAGTTACTTGAAGAATTTCTTGATAGGATGACGATAAACGTCTCCGAATTTTATCGTAATGCCCAGCGATGGGACGTGCTTGAAAAAAAGATTTTCCCGAATTTACTTGCTCAAAACAAAAGACTGAAAATTTGGAGTGCGGCTTGTTCAACAGGTGAGGAGCCGTATTCATTGGCAATGGTATTATCTTCGCATGTGCCCGTGCGTGATATTGCTATATTAGCGACTGACCTCGATTTAGGTGTCATTGAGCGAGCAAAGGTTGGACTTTATCCTGAGAGGGCATTGAAGGAAGTGCCAGCACCAATTGTGAAACAGTATTTTAATAATGATGGTCATTATTATCAGGTCAAGGATGAAATAAAAAAAACGGTCACGTTTAAACAGCAAAACTTACTGGAAGATCGCTATGATACAGGCTTTGATTTAATTGTTTGCCGCAATGTTATGATTTATTTTACAGAGGAAGCAAAGGATCAAATTTATATGAACTTTTCTAAATCATTAAAAACGGGTGGAATTCTTTTTGTTGGTAGTACGGAACAAATATTCAATCCCTCTAAATATAATTTCGAGTCAGAGGATACGTTCTTTTATAGGAAAATATAA